The Xanthobacter flavus genome includes a window with the following:
- the serS gene encoding serine--tRNA ligase has translation MHDIKWIREEPAGLIDALARRGNHSDEAKAAAEALVAKLLDLDTRRRETLTKLETLLARRNAASKEIGAAKAKKDEATASALMAEVAKLKEDVPALEQEAKRIEAELNGELAAIPNAPLAEVPEGADEHDNIEKSRFGAPRTYSFTPKQHFEVGEALGQMDFETAAKLSGARFVVNKGPLARLERALGQFFLDVHTGEHGYMEVNPPLLVRDDAMFGTAQLPKFREDQFQTKKGATINDVSLVMQNAIKQFAANATFERSRDGRLVDTPDVRAAALQFMRNAVDEWMGGASVLADRDPNEPIEHDIPFWLIPTAEVPLTNLVRESILSEEELPLRLTACTPCFRAEAGAAGRDTRGMIRQHQFTKVELVSITTPEKSVEEHERMLACAEAVLKKLDLAYRVVTLCTGDMGFASQKTYDIEVWLPGQNAYREISSCSVCGDFQARRMNARYRPAEGKGPRYVHTLNGSGVAVGRALVAVLETYQQENGSVAVPDALLPYMGGLKLIEKLK, from the coding sequence ATGCACGACATCAAATGGATCCGCGAGGAACCGGCCGGCCTCATCGACGCGCTAGCCCGCCGCGGCAATCACTCTGACGAGGCCAAGGCGGCGGCGGAAGCCCTCGTCGCCAAGCTCCTCGACCTCGACACCCGTCGCCGCGAGACTCTGACCAAGCTCGAAACCCTGCTCGCCCGCCGCAACGCCGCCTCCAAGGAGATCGGCGCCGCCAAGGCGAAGAAGGACGAGGCCACAGCTTCGGCCCTCATGGCCGAGGTGGCCAAGCTGAAGGAAGACGTGCCGGCGCTGGAGCAAGAGGCCAAGCGCATCGAGGCCGAGCTGAACGGCGAACTCGCCGCCATCCCCAACGCCCCCCTCGCCGAGGTGCCGGAGGGCGCCGACGAGCACGACAACATTGAAAAGAGCCGCTTCGGCGCGCCCCGCACCTACAGCTTCACCCCGAAGCAGCATTTCGAGGTGGGCGAAGCCCTCGGCCAGATGGATTTCGAAACCGCCGCCAAGCTCTCCGGCGCGCGCTTCGTGGTGAACAAGGGCCCGCTGGCGCGGCTGGAGCGGGCGCTGGGGCAGTTCTTCCTCGATGTGCATACGGGGGAGCACGGGTACATGGAGGTCAATCCGCCGCTGCTGGTGCGGGATGACGCCATGTTTGGGACGGCGCAGCTGCCGAAGTTTCGGGAAGATCAGTTCCAGACAAAAAAAGGGGCCACGATCAATGACGTGAGCCTCGTTATGCAGAACGCAATAAAGCAGTTCGCCGCGAACGCGACGTTTGAACGCTCAAGAGATGGCCGACTGGTCGATACACCGGACGTGCGCGCGGCAGCGCTTCAATTCATGCGGAACGCGGTTGACGAATGGATGGGCGGGGCGTCAGTGCTAGCAGATCGCGATCCAAACGAGCCGATCGAGCACGATATTCCTTTTTGGCTCATCCCCACCGCCGAAGTCCCCCTGACCAACCTCGTGCGCGAGTCCATCCTCTCCGAGGAAGAGCTTCCCCTGCGCCTCACCGCCTGCACCCCCTGCTTCCGGGCGGAGGCCGGTGCGGCGGGGCGAGATACGCGGGGGATGATCCGCCAGCATCAGTTCACCAAGGTGGAGCTGGTTTCCATCACCACGCCGGAGAAGTCGGTCGAGGAGCATGAGCGCATGCTCGCCTGCGCCGAGGCGGTGCTGAAGAAGCTGGACCTCGCCTATCGGGTGGTCACGCTCTGCACCGGCGACATGGGCTTCGCCTCGCAGAAGACCTACGACATCGAGGTCTGGCTGCCGGGGCAGAACGCCTATCGCGAAATCTCCTCCTGCTCGGTGTGCGGCGATTTCCAGGCGCGGCGCATGAATGCCCGCTACCGTCCGGCGGAAGGGAAAGGCCCGCGCTACGTCCACACGCTCAACGGCTCGGGTGTGGCGGTCGGCCGCGCCCTCGTCGCGGTGCTGGAGACGTACCAGCAGGAGAACGGCTCCGTGGCCGTGCCGGACGCGCTGCTGCCCTATATGGGCGGGCTGAAGTTGATCGAGAAGCTGAAGTAG
- the surE gene encoding 5'/3'-nucleotidase SurE — MRILVTNDDGIHAPGLDSCAAIARTFTDDVWVVAPEFDQSGVAHSLSLSDPLRLRQVEEKRYAVKGTPTDCVIMAVRHLLIDNPPDLVLSGVNRGQNIAEDVSYSGTVAGAIEGTILGIPSIALSQAFGMRTRENPNFVTAETHAPKIIRMLLDEGIPPGIVMNVNFPDRLPEEITGIAATAQGERDQRLMRIDERRDGRNNPYYWIAFERRIYETSPGTDLRALDEGRISVTPLRLDQTDEPWMTRLALLFDGK; from the coding sequence ATGCGCATTCTGGTCACCAATGACGACGGCATCCACGCGCCGGGCCTCGACAGCTGCGCGGCCATCGCGCGCACCTTCACCGACGACGTGTGGGTGGTGGCGCCGGAGTTCGACCAGTCGGGCGTCGCCCATTCGCTGTCCCTCTCCGACCCGCTGCGGCTGCGGCAGGTGGAGGAGAAGCGCTATGCGGTGAAGGGCACGCCCACGGACTGCGTCATCATGGCCGTGCGCCATCTGCTCATCGACAATCCGCCCGACCTCGTGCTCTCCGGCGTCAACCGCGGGCAGAACATCGCCGAGGACGTGAGCTATTCCGGCACCGTCGCCGGCGCCATCGAGGGGACGATCCTCGGCATTCCCTCCATCGCGCTGTCGCAGGCGTTTGGCATGCGCACGCGGGAAAATCCGAACTTCGTGACCGCCGAGACCCACGCGCCGAAGATCATCCGGATGCTGCTGGACGAGGGCATTCCCCCCGGCATCGTGATGAACGTGAACTTCCCGGACCGCCTCCCGGAAGAAATTACCGGCATCGCCGCCACCGCCCAGGGCGAGCGCGACCAGCGCCTCATGCGCATCGACGAGCGCCGCGACGGCCGCAACAACCCCTATTACTGGATCGCCTTCGAGCGCCGAATCTACGAAACCTCCCCCGGCACGGACCTGCGCGCGCTGGACGAGGGCCGCATCTCCGTCACGCCCCTGCGCCTCGACCAGACCGACGAGCCCTGGATGACTCGCCTCGCCCTGCTGTTCGACGGGAAGTAA
- the yajC gene encoding preprotein translocase subunit YajC, with product MFITPAFAQGATGAGGGADMLIQLAPFLLIFVVMYFLILRPQQKRAKVHQEMVNSLRRGDVVVTGGGLVGKVTKVVDENEVELQIADNVRIRQMRSQIATVRAKGEPAKDEASAG from the coding sequence ATGTTCATCACGCCCGCTTTCGCCCAAGGCGCCACGGGAGCCGGCGGCGGGGCCGACATGCTCATTCAGCTCGCCCCGTTCCTGCTGATCTTCGTGGTCATGTATTTCCTCATCCTGCGCCCGCAGCAGAAGCGGGCCAAGGTGCATCAGGAAATGGTGAACTCCCTGCGCCGCGGCGACGTGGTGGTCACCGGCGGCGGCCTCGTCGGCAAGGTCACCAAGGTGGTGGACGAGAACGAGGTCGAGCTGCAGATCGCCGACAACGTCCGCATCCGCCAGATGCGCTCGCAGATCGCCACCGTCCGCGCCAAGGGCGAACCGGCCAAGGACGAGGCCTCGGCCGGTTGA
- the secD gene encoding protein translocase subunit SecD, whose product MLHFSRFKTAAILITIAIGMLFALPNVLPPSALAHLPSWLASSRVTLGLDLQGGSHILLEVDGPALRKERTEQLRDEVRRVLRDQKIGYSNLALRDTSVTLRLRDPNDTQKAVTELRKLAAPVTNALFGNSSGEMDMTVSSAADGVVTVQLTDAGLNAKMRSAVDQSIEIIRRRIDQLGTVEPNIQRQGLDRILVQVPGLQDPQRLKNLLGQTAKLSFRMVDQSMSPQQALDGRAPPESEVLKGQDGQPYLVEKQVRVSGEDLVDAQPGFDQNSREPIVSFRFNNNGAKRFATVSQEAVGRPFAIVLDNQVISAPVIREPILGGSGQISGAFTVQQANDLAILLRAGALPAPLKVVEERTVGPSLGADSIQAGKTAAYVAGGLVTVFMVAVYGLFGLFALIALAVHIILMFSLQSVLGATLTLPGIAGVVLTIGMAVDSNVVIFERMRDEAREGRSAISAIDKGFVNALGTILDANITSLATAVILFLMGGSGPVRGFAVTYILGLLTTMFTAYTLTRLMIAYWVKWRRPAKLPI is encoded by the coding sequence ATGCTGCACTTCTCCCGTTTCAAGACTGCGGCGATCCTCATCACCATCGCCATCGGCATGCTGTTCGCGCTGCCCAACGTGCTGCCGCCCAGCGCGCTCGCCCATCTGCCCTCGTGGCTGGCGTCGAGCCGGGTGACGCTGGGCCTCGACCTGCAGGGCGGCTCCCACATCCTTCTGGAGGTGGACGGGCCGGCGCTCCGCAAGGAACGCACCGAGCAGCTCCGCGACGAGGTTCGGCGCGTCCTGCGCGACCAGAAGATCGGCTATTCCAACCTCGCGCTGCGCGATACCAGCGTGACGCTCCGCCTGCGTGATCCCAACGACACGCAGAAGGCCGTCACCGAGCTGCGCAAGCTCGCCGCGCCGGTCACCAACGCCTTGTTCGGCAATTCCTCGGGCGAGATGGACATGACCGTCTCGTCCGCCGCCGACGGCGTCGTCACCGTGCAGCTCACCGATGCCGGCCTCAACGCCAAGATGCGCTCGGCGGTGGACCAGTCCATCGAGATCATCCGCCGCCGTATCGACCAGCTCGGCACGGTGGAGCCCAACATCCAGCGTCAGGGCCTCGATCGCATTCTGGTGCAGGTGCCGGGCCTTCAGGATCCGCAGCGGCTGAAGAACCTGCTCGGCCAGACCGCCAAGCTCTCCTTCCGCATGGTGGACCAGTCCATGTCGCCGCAGCAGGCGCTGGATGGGCGCGCGCCGCCGGAATCCGAAGTGCTCAAGGGCCAGGACGGCCAGCCCTATCTGGTGGAGAAGCAGGTGCGCGTCTCCGGCGAGGATCTGGTGGACGCCCAGCCGGGCTTCGACCAGAACTCGCGTGAGCCCATTGTCTCCTTCCGCTTCAACAACAACGGCGCCAAGCGCTTCGCCACGGTTTCGCAGGAGGCGGTGGGCCGGCCCTTCGCCATCGTGCTCGACAACCAGGTGATCTCCGCTCCGGTGATCCGCGAGCCGATCCTCGGCGGCTCGGGCCAGATCTCCGGCGCGTTCACCGTCCAGCAGGCCAACGACCTCGCCATCCTGCTGCGCGCCGGCGCCCTGCCGGCCCCGCTGAAGGTGGTGGAGGAGCGCACGGTCGGTCCGAGCCTCGGCGCGGATTCGATCCAGGCGGGCAAGACCGCGGCCTATGTGGCTGGTGGCCTCGTCACCGTGTTCATGGTCGCCGTGTACGGCCTGTTCGGCCTGTTCGCGCTCATCGCGCTGGCCGTGCACATCATCCTGATGTTCTCGCTCCAGTCCGTGCTCGGCGCGACGCTGACGCTGCCCGGCATCGCCGGCGTGGTGCTTACCATCGGCATGGCGGTGGATTCCAACGTCGTCATCTTCGAGCGCATGCGCGACGAGGCGCGGGAGGGCCGGTCCGCCATCTCGGCCATCGACAAGGGCTTCGTGAACGCGCTGGGCACGATCCTCGACGCCAACATCACCTCGCTCGCCACGGCGGTCATCCTGTTCCTCATGGGCGGGTCGGGTCCGGTGCGCGGCTTCGCCGTCACCTACATCCTCGGCCTTCTGACCACCATGTTCACCGCCTATACCCTGACGCGGCTCATGATCGCCTATTGGGTGAAGTGGCGGCGGCCGGCGAAGCTGCCCATCTGA